The Ranitomeya imitator isolate aRanImi1 chromosome 8, aRanImi1.pri, whole genome shotgun sequence genome window below encodes:
- the LOC138647739 gene encoding mediator of RNA polymerase II transcription subunit 15-like — protein MVTRSTVGSTREPAAQLNTSGAIPQEAATEGHFDSEEPSAPSHSAPSHSEPSHSTDPSFPSTSAGASWPVPLHVAAGENIAFPVPHPSAAATSSTPVASGRFRQRGQVHSYAPEFLHLNASFQNCLKVLSEQMAAGFNFINKSTLEMHTLLVTMRSEAKQSPNNTFFQSVLEQMETLSTSQQMQVMESCQSTLALIASRADSLSNHPPTGPPSSTVHHYSQYHPPDPYHQTDRAPSRPPRHHPHRAPSQQPQHFQRSRAPSHQPHHQPRAPSHHPHYQPRAPSHHPHYQPPARATSHPYDDPDPYNFTSTSSSPPLPAHFQQTLSPSSQTSSTHITHSATQSSQNISYTPPSYQISNPNPTFLSTRSIAFSTPSPLTVEHSPPPSHSSLHTPTVEVSLSDSASDSISTPTYENI, from the exons atggtcacccgaag taccgttgggagcactcgggagcctgcagcacaattgaacacttctggggcaatccctcaggaggccgccaccgagggacactttgacagtgaggaaccctctgcaccttcccactctgcaccttcccactctgaaccttcccactctactgatccctctttcccatccacgagcgctggagcatcctggccggttccattgcatgtagctgctggtgagaacatagcgtttcctgtaccccacccctctgctgcagccacctctagtacacctgtagcatcggggcggtttcgccagaggggtcaggtacatagttatgctcccgagttcttgcacctgaatgcatcgttccagaactgtctgaaagttttgtctgagcaaatggctgcaggattcaatttcataaataaaagtacgctcgagatgcatacacttctggtaacgatgcgttcagaggcaaaacagtcaccgaacaacactttttttcagtcggtgcttgagcaaatggagactctatctacttctcagcagatgcaagtaatggaatcctgccagtctactctagcgctaattgcctctagagcagatagtctttccaaccatcctccaactggccccccttcctccactgtccaccactacagccagtaccatcctcctgacccgtatcatCAAACTGACCGTGCCCCATCCCGCCCACctcgccatcatccacatcgtgccccatcccaacagccacaacactttcagcgttcccgtgccccttcccaccagccacaccaccagccccgtgccccttcccaccatccacactaccagcctcgtgccccttcccaccatccacactaccagcctcccgcccgtgccacttcccacccatatgatgatcctgacccatacaacttcacatctacttcatcctcgcctcctctccctgcccacttccaacagactctatcaccctcttcccaaacatcttctacacacatcactcattctgccacccaatcctcacaaaacatttcctacacccctccatcctaccaaatttctaaccccaatcccactttcttgtccacccgctcaatagctttctccactccttcacccctaaccgttgaacattctccaccaccatcacattcctctctccacactcccactgtcgaagtgtccctatcagacagtgcctccgatagtatctccaccccgacgtatgaaaacatttag